The proteins below are encoded in one region of Streptomyces roseirectus:
- a CDS encoding FMN-binding protein, translating into MKRAIPVLVLSVAGLIPVFRYTPGVESSSSTASSAEVSAPAASASGTVFSGIIVPTEKGDVQVQITYDGGKISAVKMLKQPDHPQTEAAVPKLIASTLQAQSAAIDTVSGATITSDGYKKSLQAAIDAHTAAAKTAATPSAPAASSSKTVAGTTVPTEKGDVQVQVTFEGDEITAVEMLKAPNHPQTKNAVPKLIAETLAAQSADIDTVSGATITSDGYRESLQAALDAKG; encoded by the coding sequence GTGAAACGAGCTATTCCTGTCCTTGTCCTGTCCGTCGCCGGGCTGATCCCCGTCTTCCGCTACACCCCAGGCGTCGAGTCGTCGTCCAGTACGGCCTCCAGCGCGGAGGTGAGCGCGCCGGCCGCGTCCGCCTCCGGGACCGTCTTCTCCGGGATCATCGTCCCGACCGAGAAGGGCGACGTCCAGGTCCAGATCACCTACGACGGCGGGAAGATCAGCGCCGTCAAGATGCTGAAGCAGCCGGACCATCCGCAGACCGAGGCGGCCGTGCCGAAGCTGATCGCCTCGACGCTCCAGGCGCAGAGCGCCGCCATCGACACGGTGTCCGGGGCGACGATCACCAGCGACGGCTACAAGAAGTCGCTCCAGGCGGCGATCGACGCGCACACCGCCGCCGCGAAGACCGCCGCGACCCCGTCGGCCCCCGCCGCCTCTTCCTCGAAGACCGTCGCCGGGACGACCGTCCCGACCGAGAAGGGCGACGTCCAGGTCCAGGTCACCTTCGAGGGCGACGAGATCACCGCCGTCGAGATGCTGAAGGCGCCGAACCACCCGCAGACGAAGAACGCCGTGCCGAAGCTGATCGCCGAGACGCTCGCGGCGCAGAGCGCGGACATCGACACCGTCTCCGGCGCGACCATCACCAGCGACGGCTACCGCGAGTCGTTGCAGGCCGCGCTCGACGCGAAGGGCTGA
- a CDS encoding ferredoxin reductase family protein, whose amino-acid sequence MTTVQQSPPTPAATGIRPKVVARTGLYALLAANVAAVTYFAADAGFGSNALIVLARFAGLYGALFMAFQLLLVARLPWLDRRIGMDRLTNWHRWTGFGLLWTLVGHVVFIAFGYADLAGTMDPVNQLVNLAETAEGVLRAVVALVLILVIGGASARWARRRLAYETWHFIHLYTYVAVVLAFTHQVAIGTTFTASGAATAYWYGVWGVALGSVVLGRFVLPLWRNWRHQLRVSEVVPESDNVVSVHITGRDLDKMPAQAGQFFLWRFLTRDRWWQANPFSLSAAPDGLRLRLTAKAAGDGSAGLRHIKPGTRVFAEGPYGAFTALHRTRTDALLIAGGVGVTPIRALMEDLTGHAIVVYRVRDERDAVLYDELRDLAHAKGAELHLVTGPPVPDRLAPRELAALVPDIAERDVFLCGPPPMMNAVLGTLRELDVPKPQIHFERFSLAG is encoded by the coding sequence GTGACGACCGTCCAGCAGTCTCCCCCCACACCCGCCGCCACGGGGATACGACCGAAAGTGGTGGCCCGCACCGGCCTGTACGCGCTGCTCGCCGCGAACGTGGCAGCCGTCACGTACTTCGCCGCGGACGCCGGGTTCGGCTCCAACGCGCTCATCGTGCTCGCCCGCTTCGCCGGCCTGTACGGCGCCCTGTTCATGGCCTTCCAGCTCCTGCTGGTCGCCCGCCTGCCCTGGCTCGACCGCCGCATCGGCATGGACCGGCTCACCAACTGGCACCGCTGGACCGGCTTCGGCCTGCTGTGGACGCTCGTCGGGCACGTCGTGTTCATCGCGTTCGGCTACGCCGACCTCGCCGGGACGATGGACCCGGTCAACCAGCTCGTGAACCTCGCCGAGACCGCCGAGGGCGTCCTGCGCGCCGTCGTCGCCCTGGTCCTGATCCTGGTCATCGGCGGTGCCTCGGCCCGCTGGGCGCGCCGCCGCCTCGCGTACGAGACGTGGCACTTCATCCACCTCTACACGTACGTCGCCGTCGTCCTCGCCTTCACCCACCAGGTCGCCATCGGCACGACGTTCACCGCGTCCGGCGCCGCGACCGCCTACTGGTACGGGGTGTGGGGCGTCGCGCTCGGCTCGGTCGTCCTCGGCCGGTTCGTGCTGCCGCTGTGGCGCAACTGGCGCCACCAGCTGCGCGTCTCGGAGGTCGTGCCCGAGTCCGACAACGTCGTCTCCGTGCACATCACCGGGCGCGACCTCGACAAGATGCCCGCGCAGGCCGGCCAGTTCTTCCTGTGGCGCTTCCTGACCCGCGACCGCTGGTGGCAGGCCAACCCCTTCTCGCTGTCCGCCGCCCCCGACGGACTGCGCCTGCGCCTGACCGCGAAGGCGGCCGGTGACGGCTCGGCGGGCCTGCGGCACATCAAGCCCGGCACCCGCGTCTTCGCCGAGGGCCCCTACGGCGCGTTCACCGCGCTGCACCGCACCCGCACCGACGCGCTGCTCATCGCCGGCGGCGTCGGCGTCACACCGATCCGCGCCCTCATGGAAGACCTCACCGGGCACGCGATCGTCGTCTACCGGGTCCGCGACGAGCGCGACGCCGTCCTCTACGACGAGCTGCGCGACCTCGCCCACGCCAAGGGCGCCGAGCTGCACCTCGTCACCGGGCCGCCCGTCCCCGACCGGCTCGCCCCGCGCGAACTCGCCGCGCTGGTCCCGGACATCGCCGAGCGGGACGTCTTCCTGTGCGGGCCGCCGCCGATGATGAACGCGGTCCTCGGCACCCTGCGCGAGCTGGACGTGCCGAAACCGCAGATCCACTTCGAGCGCTTCAGCCTGGCGGGATGA
- a CDS encoding response regulator transcription factor: MEKVRLLVVDDDPPIADLVATVARYEGWEAVTANSGEDALRLAAEFQPDIVVLDLMLPDLDGFGVLDRLRRSGTMVPVVFLTARDGVADRVAGLTRGGDDYLVKPFAVEELMARLRTVLRRSAGPNFTRSVLQVADLTMDEDTREVRRAGQLLTLTPTEYEVLRYLMRRSPTVLTKAQILDHVWEYGFGGRSNVVELVVSRLRRKLDATGDPLIHTVRGFGYVVRRQAAE; the protein is encoded by the coding sequence GTGGAGAAAGTACGCCTGCTCGTCGTGGACGACGACCCGCCGATCGCCGATCTCGTGGCGACGGTCGCCCGCTACGAAGGCTGGGAAGCGGTCACCGCGAACTCCGGTGAGGACGCGCTGCGGCTGGCCGCCGAGTTCCAGCCGGACATCGTGGTGCTCGACCTGATGCTGCCCGACCTGGACGGCTTCGGGGTGCTCGACCGGCTGCGGCGGTCGGGGACGATGGTGCCCGTGGTGTTCCTCACGGCGCGTGACGGCGTCGCGGACCGTGTCGCCGGGCTCACCCGCGGTGGTGACGACTACCTGGTGAAGCCGTTCGCCGTCGAGGAGCTGATGGCCCGCCTGCGCACGGTCCTGCGCCGCTCGGCGGGCCCGAACTTCACCCGCTCGGTCCTCCAGGTCGCCGACCTGACGATGGACGAGGACACCCGCGAGGTCCGCCGCGCGGGCCAGTTGCTCACGCTGACGCCGACCGAGTACGAGGTGCTGCGCTACCTGATGCGCCGCTCCCCCACCGTCCTCACCAAGGCGCAGATCCTCGACCACGTCTGGGAGTACGGCTTCGGCGGCCGGTCCAACGTCGTCGAGCTGGTCGTCAGCCGGCTGCGCCGCAAGCTGGACGCGACCGGTGACCCGCTGATCCACACCGTGCGCGGCTTCGGGTACGTCGTGCGCCGGCAGGCCGCGGAGTGA
- a CDS encoding sensor histidine kinase, which yields MTGRLRGAYRRMRLGTRLALGLGALALIVFAVVGTALTTYMRDYLSAQLDTTLAQAQIAQSKSIADDGKLSGKKYWSWFYAVYDVRDGTTRLRKPEDPTDLPEDVDAFAALAKAQVTSQDELLRTEHISDAGDYRMRACEVEPGVVLVSAAPLDDIDDTVQRLVKIQVVAFGLALLVLVVIGRRLLRRGLNPLSDMAHTAHGIASHDLTDSAARLPLRADERGGGPEVEELRTAFNTMLEHIDASLAVRAEAEQRLRRFIADASHELRTPLMSVRGYADLFQYAAANAPEERERHLARLRAEAARMGFLLDDLLLLARLDAAEVEAPLRMAETDLTDLVEQAADAFRAGHKNHPLTVLPGPASLKLRLDPQRIRQVLDNLLTNAAVHTPAGTPVSVSVRVENGLTSVRVADEGPGVPESDRERVFDRFYRVDKARSRDRGGSGLGLSVARSLVRAHGGTIRLTQEESRTVFVVELPG from the coding sequence GTGACCGGGCGCCTGCGTGGGGCCTACCGGCGGATGCGGCTCGGCACGCGGCTCGCGCTCGGCCTCGGCGCGCTCGCGCTGATCGTCTTCGCCGTCGTCGGCACCGCCCTGACGACCTACATGCGCGACTACCTCTCCGCCCAGCTCGACACCACGCTCGCGCAGGCCCAGATCGCCCAGTCCAAGTCCATCGCCGACGACGGCAAGCTGTCGGGCAAGAAGTACTGGAGCTGGTTCTACGCCGTGTACGACGTGCGGGACGGCACGACGCGGCTGCGCAAGCCCGAGGACCCCACCGACCTCCCGGAGGACGTCGACGCCTTCGCGGCTCTCGCCAAGGCGCAGGTGACCTCCCAGGACGAACTGCTGCGCACCGAGCACATCTCGGACGCCGGGGACTACCGGATGCGCGCCTGCGAGGTCGAGCCCGGGGTGGTCCTGGTCAGCGCGGCGCCCCTCGACGACATCGACGACACCGTGCAGCGGCTGGTCAAGATCCAGGTCGTCGCGTTCGGGCTCGCGCTCCTCGTCCTCGTCGTCATAGGCCGCCGGCTCCTGCGGCGCGGGCTCAACCCGCTCAGCGACATGGCCCACACCGCCCACGGCATCGCCTCCCACGACCTCACGGACTCCGCCGCGCGGCTGCCGCTGCGCGCCGACGAGCGGGGCGGCGGGCCCGAGGTGGAGGAGCTGCGGACCGCGTTCAACACGATGCTGGAACACATCGACGCCTCCCTCGCGGTCCGCGCGGAGGCCGAGCAGCGGCTGCGCCGGTTCATCGCGGACGCCTCGCACGAGCTGCGCACGCCCCTGATGTCCGTCCGCGGGTACGCCGACCTCTTCCAGTACGCCGCCGCGAACGCGCCCGAGGAACGTGAACGCCATCTCGCGCGGCTGCGCGCGGAGGCGGCCCGCATGGGGTTCCTCCTCGACGACCTCCTCCTGCTCGCCCGCCTCGACGCCGCCGAGGTCGAGGCGCCGCTGCGGATGGCCGAGACGGATCTGACGGACCTGGTGGAGCAGGCCGCCGACGCGTTCCGGGCCGGCCACAAGAACCACCCGCTGACGGTCCTCCCCGGACCCGCCTCGCTCAAGCTCCGCCTCGACCCCCAGCGCATCCGGCAGGTCCTGGACAACCTCCTCACCAACGCGGCCGTACACACGCCGGCCGGCACCCCCGTCTCCGTCTCGGTCCGCGTCGAGAACGGGCTGACGTCCGTCCGCGTCGCCGACGAAGGCCCCGGGGTGCCCGAGAGCGACCGCGAGCGGGTGTTCGACCGCTTCTACCGCGTCGACAAGGCCCGCAGCCGGGACCGCGGCGGCAGCGGACTCGGCCTGTCCGTGGCGCGCTCGCTGGTGCGGGCGCACGGGGGGACGATCCGGTTGACGCAGGAGGAGAGCAGGACGGTGTTCGTGGTGGAGCTGCCGGGCTGA
- a CDS encoding AAA family ATPase: MRAYFVIGPAGSGKSTVARLLARLTGAAHLDKDTACTRLTEALLAAAGTDPGDRDGNAYYLSAVRELEYLTLLDLARDNLAVGRDVVLDAPFGSYFADAGFLTAAPRRHGWPTGVEPVVVHVRVDSATARERVRARGLARDASKLADWAAFWSRTEANPCRWEGARRLAFDNTPEGVSEETVRRALATLG; the protein is encoded by the coding sequence GTGAGGGCCTACTTCGTCATCGGGCCCGCCGGCTCCGGCAAGTCCACCGTCGCCCGCCTCCTCGCCCGGCTCACCGGCGCCGCCCACCTCGACAAGGACACGGCCTGCACACGGCTGACGGAGGCCCTGCTCGCGGCGGCCGGCACCGACCCCGGTGACCGGGACGGCAACGCGTACTACCTGTCCGCCGTACGGGAGTTGGAGTACCTGACGCTGCTCGACCTGGCGCGGGACAACCTCGCCGTGGGCCGGGACGTGGTCCTGGACGCCCCCTTCGGCAGCTACTTCGCCGACGCCGGTTTCCTCACGGCAGCGCCGCGCCGGCACGGCTGGCCCACCGGCGTCGAACCCGTCGTGGTGCACGTCCGCGTGGACTCGGCGACGGCCCGCGAACGCGTCCGGGCACGCGGCCTGGCGAGGGACGCCTCGAAGCTGGCGGACTGGGCGGCGTTCTGGTCGAGGACCGAGGCGAACCCGTGCCGCTGGGAGGGGGCGCGACGGCTGGCGTTCGACAACACGCCGGAAGGGGTGAGCGAGGAGACGGTGCGGCGGGCCCTCGCCACGCTCGGCTAG
- a CDS encoding MFS transporter, with the protein MAQDSLVSSSVKTSAGLRVRWVFVALLVVGGIVNYLDRATLSVANTTISGEFGLSSTEMGLLLAAFSWPYAVANLPAGYLVDRFGPKKMYAWAAGLWSLMTMVTAAAGSFGFLYAARVALGVAESPFFTASLKVNERWFGKEERALPISVVNTGSQIANAIAPPLLTSLLIAFGWRGMFLAVGVLGIFVMLVWLRVYRDPGLREQALIRGEEIAEEVKGGAPKAGWGALFGQRNTWFMILGAFGIFYTVWVYLTWLPSYLETSRGFSLAETGWLASLPYLCGIAGVLTGGVLSGRLIRRGLPTVTARKVPIVGGAVLAAVAVLPVAYVESTPLAVALLSLGYFAAQVPMGCLWTLASDLAAPHQVASLGAIQNFGGFLGAALAPIVTGAILDATGNSYTLVFLVGGVLLLVGGASYLFFVRDTQAEGPRA; encoded by the coding sequence GTGGCTCAGGACTCGCTCGTCTCCTCGTCCGTCAAGACCTCGGCCGGCCTCAGGGTCCGCTGGGTCTTCGTCGCCCTTCTCGTCGTCGGCGGGATCGTCAACTACCTCGACCGGGCCACCCTCAGCGTCGCGAACACCACCATCTCCGGGGAGTTCGGGCTGAGTTCCACCGAGATGGGGCTGCTGCTCGCCGCGTTCTCCTGGCCCTACGCCGTCGCCAATCTGCCCGCCGGGTATCTGGTCGACCGGTTCGGGCCCAAGAAGATGTACGCGTGGGCCGCGGGGCTGTGGTCGCTGATGACGATGGTCACCGCCGCCGCGGGGAGTTTCGGGTTCCTGTACGCGGCCCGGGTCGCCCTCGGGGTCGCCGAATCGCCCTTCTTCACCGCCAGTCTGAAGGTCAACGAGCGGTGGTTCGGCAAGGAGGAGCGGGCGTTGCCCATCTCCGTCGTCAACACCGGGTCGCAGATAGCCAACGCGATCGCGCCGCCGCTGCTCACCTCGCTGCTGATCGCGTTCGGGTGGCGGGGGATGTTCCTCGCGGTGGGGGTGCTCGGGATCTTCGTCATGCTGGTGTGGCTGCGGGTGTACCGGGACCCGGGGCTGCGGGAACAGGCGCTGATCCGGGGCGAGGAGATCGCCGAGGAGGTCAAGGGCGGGGCGCCGAAGGCCGGTTGGGGCGCGCTGTTCGGGCAGCGGAACACCTGGTTCATGATCCTCGGCGCGTTCGGGATCTTCTACACCGTGTGGGTGTACCTGACGTGGCTGCCCAGCTACCTGGAGACCTCGCGCGGGTTCAGCCTCGCGGAGACGGGCTGGCTGGCCTCGCTGCCGTACCTGTGCGGGATCGCCGGGGTGCTGACCGGCGGCGTGCTGTCCGGCCGGCTGATCCGGCGCGGGCTGCCGACGGTGACGGCGCGCAAGGTGCCGATCGTCGGCGGGGCGGTCCTCGCCGCCGTCGCCGTCCTGCCGGTCGCGTACGTCGAGAGCACGCCGCTCGCCGTGGCGCTGCTGTCGCTCGGGTACTTCGCGGCGCAGGTGCCGATGGGGTGCCTGTGGACGCTGGCCTCTGACCTCGCGGCGCCCCACCAGGTCGCCTCGCTCGGGGCGATCCAGAACTTCGGGGGGTTCCTCGGGGCCGCGCTGGCGCCGATCGTCACGGGGGCGATCCTCGACGCGACCGGCAACAGCTACACGCTGGTCTTCCTGGTCGGCGGGGTGCTGCTGCTGGTCGGCGGGGCGTCGTACCTGTTCTTCGTGCGGGACACGCAGGCGGAGGGGCCGCGCGCGTGA
- a CDS encoding bifunctional 4-hydroxy-2-oxoglutarate aldolase/2-dehydro-3-deoxy-phosphogluconate aldolase gives MVTKFTDLETITRTGALLIVRLDSAEEALAVAEAAVEGGIRALEITLSVPGALGVISTLAARYGDDVLVGAGTVLDAPSAVACVQAGARLLVSPNLEPEMIAAANRYQAVTVSGAFTPTEIVRTLEAGADIVKLFPAEFSGGASYVRTVRAPLSRAPIMPAGGVTPDNVKEWFDAGVVAVGVGSFVTKAARGDGDYRRVTEAASVMLRAIEEARN, from the coding sequence ATGGTAACGAAGTTTACGGATCTGGAGACGATCACGCGGACGGGCGCGCTGCTGATCGTGCGGCTCGACAGCGCGGAGGAAGCCCTCGCTGTCGCCGAGGCGGCCGTCGAAGGGGGGATCCGGGCGCTGGAGATCACGCTGTCCGTGCCGGGGGCGCTGGGGGTGATCTCCACGCTGGCCGCCCGGTACGGGGACGACGTGCTGGTGGGGGCCGGGACCGTGCTGGACGCGCCGTCCGCCGTCGCCTGTGTGCAGGCGGGGGCCCGGCTGCTGGTCAGCCCGAACCTGGAGCCCGAGATGATCGCCGCGGCCAACCGGTACCAGGCGGTGACGGTCAGCGGGGCGTTCACGCCGACCGAGATCGTGCGGACGCTGGAGGCGGGGGCCGACATCGTGAAGCTCTTCCCGGCCGAGTTCTCCGGCGGGGCCTCCTACGTGCGGACCGTGCGGGCGCCGTTGAGCCGGGCGCCGATCATGCCCGCGGGCGGGGTCACGCCGGACAACGTGAAGGAGTGGTTCGACGCCGGGGTGGTGGCCGTGGGGGTGGGGAGCTTCGTGACCAAGGCCGCGCGGGGGGACGGGGACTACCGGCGGGTGACCGAGGCCGCGTCCGTGATGCTGCGGGCCATCGAAGAGGCCCGGAACTGA
- a CDS encoding DeoR/GlpR family DNA-binding transcription regulator produces MSPAGKAPLIPEQRHQELLRLLRASGVLSIRDLTAALDVSHMTVRRDIAALERTGLVVSVQGGVRLAERAGHAPPRERATRAALEIPRKQAIAERAASLVADGMVVYLDAGTTCQSVVPFLAPRAGLTVVTNDLHAALALFALPSVHIVHTGGEIDPASAAGGGPLAARAIEGVNIDLCLLSAGAWDLAHGVTSHSTEKVLLKQAVMRASGAVALLADSTKWGSTERFTVTSLERLDTVVTDTDLPDEVADRIAQEGPEVLRAG; encoded by the coding sequence GTGAGCCCAGCGGGCAAGGCCCCCCTGATCCCCGAGCAGCGCCACCAGGAACTGCTGCGGCTGCTGCGGGCCAGCGGTGTGCTGAGCATCAGGGACCTGACGGCGGCCCTGGACGTCTCGCACATGACGGTCCGCCGGGACATCGCGGCGCTGGAGCGGACGGGCCTGGTCGTCTCGGTGCAGGGGGGCGTACGCCTGGCCGAGCGCGCCGGGCACGCGCCCCCGCGTGAACGGGCGACGCGCGCCGCCCTGGAGATCCCCCGCAAACAGGCGATCGCCGAGCGCGCGGCGTCCCTGGTGGCGGACGGCATGGTCGTCTACCTGGACGCGGGGACGACGTGCCAGTCGGTCGTCCCCTTCCTCGCGCCCCGCGCCGGCCTCACGGTCGTCACGAACGACCTGCACGCCGCGCTGGCCCTCTTCGCGCTCCCGTCCGTACACATCGTGCACACCGGCGGCGAGATCGACCCGGCGAGCGCGGCCGGCGGGGGCCCGCTGGCGGCGCGGGCGATCGAGGGCGTCAACATCGACCTGTGCCTGCTGAGCGCCGGCGCCTGGGACCTGGCCCACGGCGTGACCAGCCACTCCACGGAGAAGGTGCTGCTGAAGCAGGCGGTGATGCGCGCGTCGGGCGCGGTCGCGCTGCTCGCGGACAGTACCAAGTGGGGCTCCACGGAACGGTTCACGGTGACCTCGCTGGAACGCCTCGACACGGTCGTCACGGACACGGACCTCCCGGACGAGGTCGCGGACCGCATCGCACAGGAGGGCCCGGAGGTGCTGCGGGCGGGCTGA
- a CDS encoding lysylphosphatidylglycerol synthase transmembrane domain-containing protein, with protein MTVLPTTKTLYDETAPLPTAKTAGRGPAVNRHVRRAISLLPLLFLIVWAAFDWHTVSDGVTRLAGADPWWLLVGAGFTFLGCVAAAFIRQGALVDRLPPGPLLASQFAAGAANHVLPASLGAHAVTLRFLQRQGVPLPRATASLALYSLARAVAKTPVVLAFVIAAPNAVRPEALLPNGQALMMAVTGILLIPAAAALLLAAIRPLRRPTTDFVRTALTGVKAIHARPTRFLSLWGGAMAAPLIQAAIVASVGTALNLPLSWLQLAFAYLAASTAAGAVPAPGGIGPLDAALILTLAGYGTPLSLATATVLGYRVLTVWVPLLPGMLVMSAMVQRELL; from the coding sequence GTGACCGTGCTGCCGACCACGAAGACGCTGTACGACGAGACAGCCCCGCTCCCGACGGCCAAGACGGCCGGCCGAGGCCCCGCCGTGAACCGCCACGTGCGCCGGGCGATCAGTCTGCTCCCCCTGCTGTTCCTGATCGTCTGGGCGGCGTTCGACTGGCACACGGTCAGCGACGGCGTGACCCGGCTGGCCGGCGCGGACCCCTGGTGGCTGCTGGTCGGCGCCGGTTTCACCTTCCTCGGCTGCGTGGCGGCGGCGTTCATCCGCCAGGGCGCGCTGGTGGACCGCCTCCCCCCGGGCCCCCTCCTGGCCTCCCAGTTCGCGGCGGGCGCCGCCAACCACGTCCTCCCGGCGAGCCTCGGCGCCCACGCGGTCACCCTCCGCTTCCTCCAGCGCCAGGGCGTCCCGCTGCCCCGTGCGACGGCTTCCCTGGCCCTCTACTCCCTGGCCCGCGCGGTCGCGAAGACCCCGGTGGTCCTGGCCTTCGTGATCGCGGCGCCGAACGCGGTCCGCCCGGAAGCCCTCCTGCCCAACGGCCAGGCCCTGATGATGGCGGTCACGGGCATCCTCCTGATCCCGGCCGCCGCCGCCCTCCTCCTCGCGGCGATCCGCCCCCTGCGCCGCCCCACGACAGACTTCGTCCGTACCGCTCTCACCGGCGTGAAGGCCATCCACGCCCGCCCCACCCGCTTCCTCTCCCTCTGGGGCGGCGCGATGGCGGCCCCCCTGATCCAGGCGGCCATAGTCGCTTCCGTCGGCACAGCCCTGAACCTCCCCCTCTCCTGGCTCCAGCTGGCCTTCGCCTACCTCGCCGCCAGCACCGCCGCCGGCGCCGTCCCCGCCCCCGGCGGCATCGGCCCCCTCGACGCCGCCCTCATCCTCACCCTCGCCGGCTACGGCACCCCCCTCTCCCTCGCCACCGCCACCGTCCTCGGCTACCGCGTCCTGACGGTCTGGGTGCCCTTGCTGCCGGGAATGCTGGTGATGTCGGCGATGGTGCAGCGAGAGCTGCTGTAG